A section of the Pochonia chlamydosporia 170 chromosome 2, whole genome shotgun sequence genome encodes:
- a CDS encoding mus7 mms22 family protein (similar to Colletotrichum gloeosporioides Nara gc5 XP_007286100.1) has translation MANWKELGEVPDSEDDEGFYGEQFDSQSNLAAAKPALTDDVEQDIWDFPDSPTDDVLADSQAPAVSTPCDENLPSPAISSPLSSPPSEDELPPLDDFTLGDGPQRDAKILEQEDVDRADHLQIKPCPSRTASLDFTPSPPGHAPRSQLPLDESGLLSQMAETFEAQRVAARYERSLRPRKPIQEHPYLLENAQYSSFLKLHGVKPLRMAIENERRKRDHLSGGLSQDGDFQEESQESVQPDITNIPPLYDAEPSETQDDLLLLPSTPPRHSPTNRGPAASSPVSSQGETDNTSVLDQDLPALDELLRKPPKLTSTKLHKRISTPLKSSTRKRMRRSIISSDPIDGDSTSGVLNPKSPFTSLSPSLNTPGPLQGSPINSDLLVETPKTPAAGAAAAIQPSTGNHTTHASSSEDGRRGRTVSEISDPTSSDDDSFSVSDNEAVTTMSRRIRGVLPASWLRLDQQAGQENAKKSLKSRTRFLRSPGRENRRGVAQLRQGALGSTPIPMFDDESDHEVVPIVSSTNANKSDSQPRSTVTLAGHLNLESMVHLGDDEDVSVVEDDAIDFMLSKPSRKRQLKLTDSLNAAPKKRPKRRDLAPKQGHRKEKQVAVKAPWREAGTRGTSGSSRSENVQHRHPSRQKRNYASKSIVQRPIRKLPPSLSILDTIQPDAPRFLKIAARTARRRRNQGRSRPNTKTIQLATRQDQLDAVTVLNSWRSGAIKPRDSVTAMTKSFERKRHLSVLSEVSGNTDARDLTRTHHRADVSRKLIKQVSHGGSIRYISSRDELERQKPKSIQRSGFPGERYLPISTRPAQLETGAIAQMTKSDFNSRKKLLDRLYQNGKSASGRDRSDSSSMSARPQDPTTPASDVSKARKNKLRRLYGSRNHRKAAPQRIDLDAPQYSHARDPVPEVYFAEQPVSDAELPEAKLNGLGPYGTQYTHHFESFPLHPDVFFHESTLIGSGELSFCETFNLPIGWSEARPVTSLLFNNHILRWGLWNEQTSSELGVVLDYIAEYAEAWLTGKLDARENATAPSQVASFVLSYVKDSITFMERHQRLSFISRTRECLENFNDRIDSATRTTASISNDNISQVLPIYDRLLLIAFLTLRICAQDSSLMAEQFSMEKLVQSMATTGIVILIRLGIGNLQELYIKLQTKRYREGGIRNDSPLIHSWVVTMKVLDLAQIPRSSFWDVAQRPLAPDQELSRHNAQDHERIWERMFTLLPLVEFGNTGVLVSGRRQSVSGDGWAIPHKLLRQVFQLYERNPRQAASFNNYCRALIGRCHYLVQEWGWRKCVSVVGLVFDFFGSQQLAHLRNEEVYKSPKFLENLNSRPNLEIEREDPCFHVFLKLVAVAIRKLREVGSVKDIGNLVTRTVPNHNRQHRKDEIVHARDLAALRNHHDLLCTLFWAAPPDCRPSPVLIQNLVDPADSHKEACLINLRAWTQLARFNIASGEIGVSWKAFHKWRGSFFEQILKQFNSVASEVAQQLSTLGEEASHSITAEMVHTAVSVNKAALIDVLYASLTSSLDAIQHAPNLQAATFAWNLHQLQTIFTHFAAGHTELTWAVLKASLAILDTMLSKIDDFKADDESQQSESQISNSAVADDALLVLDAHLSRAFFGMARCVLSMSLDESGRHTAFQEQAECSERIVVLAARMCMRYINGGLIQLSGVFKGKYQVFNESPHKLDLRQRQFMVLFALTLLRYDIDDFDEAGFTLCEFWILSLVKPRAFLKYEIELGQELRRHGRTFLPEGITSISVQSDYNINRDLLEYAISTMRKAVRDAGPDLRSILVGEYSSSLKLAMEQIRGNLKNTAQRQKEHESYVVFVQDVISLIKTHGSDICAVDNYFCQISKEYWPPAEDPQLKVANLKSYGLRLQEGESRVGRQLFHFLFNNAKFSIFNNKLPEEVQLLYRGMCSSGIKTFIISRMMPAIVKASFEEYNAFPLLDIYMEAFELRLAGMAMALELDSDDLPSLCTMVQAILNGMKGLSGVRGTCTRTQVHVLRQTIGLANLLWPSIHVLSMSTQRPEHWIALWSLLTELWAIISKCEVYLEKSKTEERRNSVVEAQGLLAGVGSIQSEEHHLHSDVVDFAKSIVEDPNAAPCRNLVLHGTEATGKSAITGQLLETLAEHVATEAQSGGLKYTIVNAAQCITTRHLFERIVGSVADALPLDAATGGKSCSTPNARPTRQRRCETMAQLSVAMSTMLKEPTRDPRWRFVLVLDAVDTQRDAPPTLLPALARLSEIIPSLTCVFIVTAPPAGFLRTPASAHLHFPPYTKHEFVRILTLSPPAPIPGTTQQETTDLWTRFCAAVHDAFVRSASRTLPSFRHSCRALWPRFTAPVTAGTHSPKEFSKLLIAARVHFQDESLLNPSIISVRPEPSATPQPGVVTTSSSLPKNMSIAASDLTALLPIAARLLLLAAYLASHNATRHDLTLFSTYYHGRKRRRGGGFVANRGTPRTKHRKIARKLLGAHAFVLERMMAILEAVRGEWLPDGSAVGAAGLDGDIGMTMATLASLRLLVRVGSGDLMDRSGKWRINVGWEAIRGIGRSIGVEIEEWLIE, from the exons ATGGCAAACTGGAAAGAATTGGGTGAAGTCCCAGAttcagaagatgatgagggctTCTACGGCGAGCAGTTTGATTCTCAGTCGAATCTGGCGGCTGCCAAACCTGCCCTAACGGACGACGTAGAACAGGATATTTGGGATTTCCCAGACTCGCCAACCGACGATGTCCTTGCGGATTCACAAGCGCCCGCCGTCTCGACTCCATGCGATGAAAATCTGCCTAGCCCTGCAATATCGTCGCCCTTGTCATCTCCCCCTAGTGAAGATGAGCTACCTCCTCTCGACGACTTCACCTTAGGCGACGGCCCTCAGCGAGACGCCAAAATCCTTGAACAGGAAGACGTCGATCGAGCAGACCATCTACAAATAAAGCCTTGTCCCAGCCGTACGGCATCGTTAGATTTTACGCCGTCACCACCGGGGCATGCTCCCCGGAGCCAGTTACCTCTCGACGAATCCGGACTGTTGAGTCAAATGGCTGAGACTTTTGAGGCTCAGCGAGTAGCTGCTCGATACGAACGATCGTTGCGTCCGCGAAAACCCATCCAAGAGCACCCGTATCTGCTCGAGAATGCTCAGTATAGTAGCTTCTTGAAGTTACATGGCGTTAAGCCTTTACGAATGGCCATCGAAAATGAGCGAAGGAAGCGAGACCATCTATCGGGAGGATTGTCACAGGATGGCGACTTTCAGGAAGAGAGCCAAGAGTCTGTTCAACCAGATATCACCAATATTCCTCCACTATATGACGCAGAGCCTTCGGAAACCCAGGACGATTTACTTTTGCTGCCCTCAACACCCCCAAGGCACTCACCAACAAACAGAGGCCCTGCAGCTAGTAGCCCGGTCAGCTCCCAGGGAGAGACGGATAACACCAGTGTTTTAGATCAGGACCTTCCAGCTTTAGATGAATTACTCAGAAAGCCTCCCAAACTCACCTCGACAAAGCTACACAAAAGgatctcaacaccactcaAGTCCTCCACACGCAAacggatgagaaggagtATTATTTCCAGTGATCCAATCGATGGTGACTCAACTTCGGGAGTTTTGAACCCAAAATCCCCATTCACCTCACTTTCGCCTTCATTGAACACCCCGGGACCATTGCAAGGTTCCCCTATTAATTCAGACCTACTAGTCGAAACACCCAAAACTCCGGCAGCTGGTGCCGCGGCAGCTATACAGCCGAGTACCGGAAACCATACTACACATGCCTCTTCAAGCGAAGACGGCCGGCGTGGCAGGACTGTCTCTGAGATCAGCGATCCTACATCGTCGGATGATGATAGCTTTTCTGTCAGTGACAACGAAGCTGTGACAACAATGAGTCGTCGAATACGAGGTGTACTTCCTGCATCATGGCTACGTCTcgaccaacaagctggacaagagaATGCCAAAAAGTCTCTGAAGAGCCGAACTCGGTTCCTCCGATCTCCTGGGAGGGAAAACAGGCGTGGTGTTGCCCAACTACGACAAGGTGCTTTGGGAAGCACTCCAATCCcaatgtttgatgatgaatcaGACCATGAAGTCGTTCCAATTGTTTCATCAACCAATGCAAATAAATCTGACAGCCAGCCTAGGTCGACAGTTACTCTCGCTGGCCATCTGAATTTAGAGTCTATGGTGCATTTAggagacgacgaagacgtcTCGGTCGTAGAGGACGATGCGATCGACTTCATGCTCTCGAAACCATCCAGGAAGCGCCAGCTGAAGCTGACAGATAGCTTGAATGCAGCTCCCAAGAAACGACCGAAGCGACGGGATCTCGCGCCAAAACAAGGCCACagaaaagagaagcaagttgCAGTTAAGGCGCCGTGGCGTGAAGCTGGAACGCGAGGCACGTCGGGCAGCTCGCGTTCTGAGAATGTCCAGCACCGGCACCCTTCAAGACAAAAGAGAAACTATGCTTCTAAGAGCATTGTCCAAAGACCAATTAGGAAGTTGCCTCCGAGTCTCAGTATTTTGGATACAATTCAACCAGATGCGCCACGATTCCTCAAGATTGCAGCCAGGACCgcgaggaggcggcggaacCAAGGTCGTTCAAGGCCaaacaccaagaccatcCAGCTTGCAACTCGGCAGGATCAACTTGACGCGGTTACAGTGTTGAACAGTTGGCGATCCGGTGCCATCAAGCCACGCGATTCAGTCACTGCAATGACGAAATCTTTTGAAAGGAAACGACACCTTAGCGTACTTTCAGAAGTTTCAGGAAACACAGATGCTCGCGATTTGACGAGGACACACCACAGAGCCGACGTATCTAGAAAACTCATCAAGCAGGTAAGCCACGGCGGATCTATCAGGTATATCTCCAGCCGGGATGAACTTGAACGACAAAAGCCGAAGAGCATTCAGAGAAGTGGCTTCCCAGGAGAGAGATATCTCCCAATTTCAACTCGCCCAGCGCAGTTGGAGACAGGCGCAATTGCTCAAATGACGAAGTCTGACTTCAATTCCCGGAAGAAACTATTGGATCGACTGTATCAAAATGGCAAATCTGCATCGGGAAGGGACAGGAGTGACTCatcgtccatgtcagccAGACCTCAAGATCCAACGACGCCTGCCTCCGATGTATCAAAGGCAAGGAAAAATAAGTTGAGAAGACTTTATGGATCGCGAAATCACAGGAAAGCTGCGCCCCAACGGATCGACCTGGACGCGCCTCAATACAGCCACGCCAGAGATCCAGTGCCAGAAGTGTATTTCGCGGAACAACCTGTGTCTGATGCTGAGCTTCCCGAAGCAAAGTTAAATGGCTTGGGGCCTTATGGCACTCAGTACACCCATCATTTTGAAAGTTTTCCGCTTCATCCGGATGTTTTCTTCCATGAATCTACTCTCATTGGAAGCGGTGAGCTTTCTTTTTGCGAAACCTTCAACCTGCCGATAGGGTGGTCAGAAGCACGTCCAGTTACGTCCCTATTGTTTAACAACCACATTCTCAGATGGGGCTTGTGGAATGAGCAAACTTCTTCAGAATTAGGAGTGGTGCTTGACTATATTGCAGAATATGCTGAGGCTTGGCTGACTGGAAAGCTTGATGCGCGGGAGAATGCGACAGCTCCATCGCAAGTTGCGAGTTTTGTGTTGAGTTATGTCAAAGACTCCATTACTTTCATGgaacggcatcaacgacTATCCTTCATCTCTCGAACTCGTGAGTGCCTAGAGAATTTCAATGATCGCATTGATTCTGCCACCAGAACCACGGCTAGTATCAGTAATGACAACATTAGCCAAGTTTTGCCGATATACGACCGACTATTACTGATAGCATTCCTTACATTACGGATTTGTGCCCAAGATTCATCACTAATGGCTGAACAATTTTCAATGGAAAAGCTCGTTCAGAGCATGGCGACAACTGGTATTGTGATTCTTATTAGACTTGGCATCGGGAACCTTCAAGAGCTCTACATCAAGCTACAAACCAAGCGGTATAGAGAAGGTGGAATTCGAAATGACTCCCCGCTAATTCACTCTTGGGTGGTGACTATGAAGGTCTTGGACTTAGCACAAATTCCGCGATCTTCTTTCTGGGATGTGGCTCAGCGTCCACTCGCCCCAGACCAGGAGCTGTCTCGTCACAATGCGCAGGATCACGAACGCATTTGGGAGCGTATGTTTACGCTACTTCCCCTCGTGGAGTTCGGCAACACTGGTGTACTAGTTTCTGGACGGCGACAGAGTGTATCGGGCGATGGATGGGCGATTCCACACAAGCTTCTTAGACAAGTTTTCCAACTGTATGAACGAAACCCACGACAAGCTGCTAGCTTCAACAATTACTGCCGAGCTCTCATCGGAAGGTGTCATTACCTTGTTCAAGAGTGGGGTTGGCGGAAATGTGTCAGTGTCGTTGGCCTTGTATTTGACTTCTTTGGCTCGCAACAACTCGCGCACCTTCGAAATGAAGAAGTATACAAATCCCCAAAATTCCTCGAGAACCTGAATTCACGTCCAAATTTGGAGATTGAACGGGAAGACCCATGTTTCCACGTATTCTTGAAACTTGTGGCAGTTGCAATAAGGAAGCTGAGAGAGGTTGGATCCGTCAAAGATATCGGCAATCTTGTGACAAGAACCGTGCCCAACCATAATCGACAACACCGCAAAGACGAAATTGTACACGCGCGTGacttggcagccttgagaAATCATCACGACCTGCTGTGCACGCTTTTCTGGGCTGCGCCGCCAGATTGTCGACCGTCTCCGGTTCTTATTCAGAATCTCGTGGACCCGGCAGATTCTCACAAAGAAGCCTGCCTGATCAATCTTCGTGCCTGGACTCAACTTGCACGTTTTAACATTGCATCGGGCGAAATCGGAGTATCGTGGAAGGCATTTCATAAATGGCGAGGATCGTTCTTTGAACAGATTCTCAAACAATTTAATTCTGTAGCGTCTGAAGTTGCGCAACAACTGTCGACCCTTGGtgaagaagcaagccacTCGATCACCGCCGAAATGGTTCACACTGCAGTTTCTGTCAATAAAGCTGCTTTGATTGATGTGCTGTACGCATCGCTTACTTCGTCGTTGGATGCCATCCAACATGCCCCCAACCTACAGGCAGCCACTTTCGCTTGGAATCTACACCAGTTACAAACCATTTTCACACACTTTGCAGCGGGACATACAGAGCTTACATGGGCAGTGCTAAAAGCGTCCTTAGCAATCCTTGACACGATGCTCTCGAAGATCGATGATTTTAAAGCAGATGACGAGAGTCAACAAAGCGAAAGCCAGATTTCTAACTCAGCGGTAGCGGACGATGCGTTGCTGGTCCTAGATGCGCACCTATCTAGAGCCTTTTTCGGCATGGCGAGGTGCGTCTTGTCAATGTCTCTAGATGAGTCCGGTCGCCACACTGCTTTCCAAGAGCAGGCCGAATGCTCAGAACGAATTGTCGTCCTTGCTGCACGAATGTGCATGCGATATATCAATGGAGGCCTGATACAGCTTTCTGGGGTGTTCAAGGGCAAGTATCAGGTATTCAATGAATCACCACACAAGCTGGATCTACGTCAACGGCAATTCATGGTCCTGTTCGCCTTGACCCTGCTACGATATGATATTGATGATTTCGATGAAGCTGGGTTCACTCTTTGTGAATTTTGGATCTTGTCGCTCGTCAAGCCTCGCGCATTCTTGAAATATGAGATCGAACTTGGCCAAGagcttcgtcgtcatggACGTACATTTCTACCAGAAGGAATCACATCCATTTCTGTTCAGTCTGATTATAATATCAACCGGGATTTATTGGAGTATGCGATCTCAACGATGCGTAAAGCTGTTCGAGATGCTGGACCTGACCTTCGCAGTATATTGGTCGGAGAGTATTCATCATCACTGAAATTGGCGATGGAGCAAATCAGAGGAAACCTGAAGAATACGGCGCAGAGACAAAAGGAGCATGAAAGTTACGTGGTCTTTGTTCAAGACGTAATTTCCCTAATTAAGACACACGGATCGGATATATGCGCGGTTGACAACTACTTCTGTCAAATAAGCAAAGAATACTGGCCACCAGCCGAAGATCCTCAACTGAAAGTTGCCAATTTGAAGTCGTACGGCCTGCGACTGCAAGAGGGCGAGTCCCGTGTTGGCCGGCAACTCTTTCATTTCCTGTTCAACAATGCAAAgttttccatcttcaacaacaagtTGCCAGAAGAAGTCCAGTTGTTGTACAGGGGCATGtgcagcagcggcatcaaGACATTCATAATCTCGAGAATGATGCCGGCCATCGTCAAAGCTTCTTTTGAGGAGTACAATGCCTTTCCATTACTGGACATCTACATGGAGGCTTTCGAACTTCGGTTAGCcggcatggccatggcactcGAGCTCGATTCTGACGACCTGCCCTCACTCTGTACTATGGTACAGGCTATACTCAACGGGATGAAGGGTCTATCTGGGGTTAGAGGGACCTGTACTAGAACTCAGGTTCATGTACTGAGGCAAACAATCGGTCTCGCAAATTTGCTTTGGCCATCCATTCATGTGCTGTCAATGTCAACCCAAAGACCGGAGCACTGGATCGCATTGTGGAGCCTACTGACTGAACTTTGGGCTATCATTTCAAAGTGCGAGGTTTATTTGGAGAAGTCAAAGACAGAAGAGAGACGGAATAGTGTCGTGGAAGCTCAAGGCCTTCTAGCGGGCGTGGGGAGCATCCAAAGCGAGGAGCACCACTTACACTCGGACGTTGTGGATTTTGCCAAGAGTATTGTCGAGGAT CCTAACGCCGCGCCTTGTCGAAACCTCGTCCTCCATGGCACCGAAGCCACGGGAAAATCAGCCATCACCGGGCAGCTACTCGAGACGCTGGCCGAGCACGTTGCTACGGAAGCACAGAGCGGAGGACTCAAGTATACCATTGTCAATGCTGCGCAATGCATCACAACGAGGCACTTATTCGAGCGCATCGTGGGTTCCGTAGCTGATGCTTTACCATTGGATGCGGCAACCGGCGGGAAGTCTTGTTCAACCCCTAATGCACGACCCACGAGACAAAGACGCTGCGAGACCATGGCACAGCTATCTGTTGCCATGAGCACAATGCTGAAGGAACCTACCAGAGATCCGAGATGGCGGTTTGTTTTAGTGCTGGACGCTGTTGATACCCAGAGAGATGCGCCGCCGACCTTGCTGCCAGCCTTGGCCCGTCTATCGGAGATT ATTCCTAGCCTCACTTgcgtcttcatcgtcacagcaccaccagccgGTTTTCTTCGAACTCCAGCCTCCGCACATCTTCACTTTCCTCCATACACAAAACATGAGTTTGTCCGCATTCTCACTCTCTCGCCACCGGCCCCAATTCCCGGTACGACGCAACAAGAAACAACAGATCTTTGGACTCGCTTCTGTGCCGCTGTTCACGATGCCTTTGTGCGGTCCGCATCTCGCACTCTGCCATCCTTTCGCCACAGCTGCCGGGCTCTTTGGCCGCGATTTACGGCTCCTGTCACCGCTGGAACGCACTCGCCAAAGGAGTTCTCAAAATTACTAATAGCAGCACGGGTACATTTCCAAGATGAATCACTCTTAAATCCCAGCATCATCTCGGTTCGTCCGGAACCCTCAGCAACGCCGCAGCCTGGGGTTGTTACAACATCTTCAAGTCTCCCCAAGAACATGAGCATCGCAGCATCGGATCTGACTGCTCTGCTGCCCATTGCCGCacgtctccttctcctggCAGCCTATCTTGCCTCTCACAATGCGACACGCCATGATCTAACGCTCTTTTCAACCTATTACCACGGCCGCAAACGCCGTCGTGGCGGCGGCTTTGTTGCTAATCGAGGAACCCCTCGGACAAAGCATAGGAAGATTGCGAGAAAGCTTCTTGGCGCACATGCATTTGTTCTAGAACGCATGATGGCAATATTGGAGGCCGTCCGAGGCGAGTGGTTACCCGACGGGAGTGCTGTGGGCGCCGCAGGCTTGGATGGTGATATAGGGATGACTATGGCAACATTGGCTAGTCTTCGGCTCTTGGTTAGAGTTGGGTCAGGAGACCTTATGGACAGGTCCGGGAAATGGAGGATAAATGTTGGCTGGGAAGCCATTAGGGGCATCGGGAGAAGTATAGGGGTTGAGATCGAGGAATGGCTCATTGAATAG
- a CDS encoding fungal transcriptional regulatory protein (similar to Metarhizium robertsii ARSEF 23 XP_007821507.2), whose translation MGGLIDATYNELEQGERVDIGAILLLLSIFTTTTYAWTTFDDSRCLFASSVEANSQATSWLKASLDVADHAHRIAHLSVECVQGMIIMFYVLCSLEGVSSRARSLVAKSIAMGRELALHRIDYSPNGPSNEVKGPDTVKTEVSRRVWWYLTATDWMLAQFSVPQEGTYTIHPNHMAVRKPRNVDDDELIDGREAPDHAPEEPTCVSYFLQRIRLAEVCHSLLDRSPFILLSPETLDYRQVLEVDARFKQFISEMPSFFSLDDSSLKNLALDDPRCAPNITVQRYTLNLLLHRQLCKLHLPYLARGAVETPFVYSREMCLKSARIIISVEHQLRRENLAYVSFRQRMNMVLRSVFIATIALVLNACLGGDEDSATASGEEVADAWRILEEARHQSPVASKLLELSVQVLKKHRGNHPALDAVKSHSSGRGRPQGGSPPMTPDSGHRDDGTNGMLPPQANPESETAYLEQQWQALQGRMDLDAIDWDRLFWGLDAPFI comes from the exons ATGGGAGGTCTGATAGATGCGACTTACAACGAACTGGAGCAGGGTGAGCGAGTGGACATAGGTGCCATCTTGCTCTTGCTAAGCAtattcaccaccacaacttaTGCTTGGACCACTTTCGACGACTCAAGGTGCCTCTTTGCGAGCTCTGTAGAAGCCAACTCGCAAGCGACTTCGTGGCTGAAGGCTTCCCTAGACGTCGCTGACCACGCGCATCGCATCGCTCATCTCTCCGTGGAGTGTGTTCAGGGTATGATCATCATGTTTTACGTCTTGTGTAGTTTAGAAGGAGTGTCCTCACGGGCTCGATCACTTGTAGCGAAATCCATAGCAATGGGCCGCGAGCTAGCCCTACATCGCATCGACTACTCCCCGAACGGCCCATCAAACGAAGTTAAAGGACCAGACACTGTGAAGACGGAGGTTAGTCgtcgtgtctggtggtacCTAACGGCAACGGATTG GATGCTTGCTCAGTTTTCTGTTCCACAGGAAGGGACATACACAATCCACCCAAATCACATGGCTGTCCGAAAACCGCGAAATGTagatgacgacgagctcATCGATGGACGCGAAGCTCCCGACCATGCTCCCGAAGAGCCGACATGTGTTTCGTATTTCCTTCAGCGCATCCGACTGGCCGAAGTTTGCCACAGCCTTCTGGATCGATCACCGTTTATTTTGCTCAGCCCAGAAACGCTGGACTACCGACAAGTATTGGAAGTCGACGCTAGGTTTAAGCAATTCATTTCCGAGATGCCGTCGTTTTTTTCGCTGGACGATTCGAGTTTGAAAAatcttgcccttgatgaTCCAAGATGCGCACCCAACATCACTGTCCAGCGGTACACACTGAACTTGCTCTTGCACCGACAGCTCTGCAAATTGCACCTACCCTACCTCGCTCGCGGAGCGGTGGAAACGCCGTTTGTATATTCCCGGGAGATGTGTCTCAAGTCAGCCAGGATTATCATTAGTGTAGAACATCAGCTGAGGAGAGAAAATCTGGCCTATGTTTCGTTCAGACAAAGGATGAATATGGTTCTTCGAAGTGTTTTCATCGCCACAATTGCCCTGGTTCTCAACGCTTGTCTGGGAGGGGACGAAGACAGTGCCACAGCCAGCGGAGAAGAGGTGGCGGATGCTTGGAGGATACTGGAGGAAGCAAGGCATCAATCTCCGGTGGCCTCGAAACTCCTTGAGCTGTCAGTTCAAGTGCTGAAGAAACACCGGGGGAATCATCCAGCCCTTGACGCGGTGAAGAGCCACAGCTCAGGAAGAGGCCGACCGCAAGGCGGTTCACCACCAATGACACCCGACTCTGGGCATCGAGATGACGGAACAAATGGTATGCTACCACCACAGGCGAACCCTGAGTCGGAGACTGCATATCTTGAGCAGCAGTGGCAAGCTCTGCAAGGAAGGATGGACTTGGACGCTATTGATTGGGACAGACTTTTTTGGGGCCTAGATGCGCCTTTCATATAG
- a CDS encoding fungal transcriptional regulatory protein (similar to Metarhizium robertsii ARSEF 23 XP_007821507.2), with the protein MGRQPRQRPISCTLCRVRKLRCSRVFPCSNCTSRGVVCQHEGTPHDATIASQTKSAALPKDISASELLSRLERLESLVASQAKTQTQSQIQPPTTGSTISAEPGKAPYNEPRQPTNLNAVPSRLQRLTADALWLERSCSGQKLLVS; encoded by the coding sequence ATGGGTCGTCAGCCAAGACAACGGCCTATTTCATGTACTCTATGCAGAGTGCGGAAACTCCGCTGCAGTCGTGTGTTCCCATGCTCCAACTGCACATCCCGCGGGGTGGTATGCCAACATGAGGGCACACCCCACGACGCTACCATTGCAAGTCAAACCAAAAGTGCTGCCTTGCCCAAAGATATATCGGCGTCTGAATTATTGTCGCGCCTTGAGAGACTTGAATCATTGGTGGCCTCGCAAGCCAAGACTCAGACCCAGTCTCAGATCCAGCCGCCCACGACTGGAAGTACAATATCCGCGGAACCTGGAAAGGCTCCCTACAATGAGCCCAGACAGCCCACAAACTTGAATGCTGTACCGTCAAGGCTCCAGCGGTTGACTGCCGATGCGTTGTGGCTGGAGAGATCATGTTCGGGCCAAAAGCTACTGGTAAGCTAG
- a CDS encoding cytochrome c oxidase polypeptide V precursor (similar to Metarhizium acridum CQMa 102 XP_007814391.1) — MLRTPASSLLRKGLVRSVPAATSRAVSSQALSNPTLKNIEKRWEGMPLQEQADLWMALRDRMKGNWSELTLQEKKAAYWIAFGPHGPRAVDPPGTNARVAWGVAVGLAASFAIFAAIRSVAKPEPHTMSKEYQEASNELLIQQKADPLTGIASEGYSGKGMVQSPPKGH, encoded by the exons ATGCTGCGCACCCCAGCATCGAGTCTGCTGCGCAAAGGCCTGGTGCGCAGTGTCCCTGCTGCTACCTCACGAGCCGTTTCCAGCCAGGCTCTTTCGAACCCTACACTCAAAAACATCGAGAAGCGATGGGAGGGAATGCCTCTCCAGGAACAGGCCGATCTGTGGATGGCACTCCGGGATCGCATGAAGGGTAACTGGAGCGAGTTGACCCTGCAGGAAAAGAAGGCCG CATACTGGATCGCCTTTGGTCCCCACGGCCCCCGTGCTGTTGACCCTCCTGGCACCAATGCCCGCGTAGCTTGGGGTGTTGCCGTCGGCCTTGCTGCCAGCTTTGCGATTTTCGCGGCCATTCGATCGGTTGCTAAGCCCGAACCCCATACCATGTCCAAAGAATACCAGGAAGCTTCCAACGAGCTCCTTATT caacaaaaagCCGACCCTCTCACCGGTATTGCCTCCGAGGGCTACAGTGGCAAGGGCATGGTCCAGTCTCCCCCCAAGGGCCACTAA